Proteins from one Thermoplasma sp. Kam2015 genomic window:
- a CDS encoding SDR family oxidoreductase codes for MSGKLEGKIALITGASKGLGRAIAEKFSEEGAKVAINYNSDERSALEVKKKTGGEIFKADVSDREQVHRMAMEIHSKLGKIDILVNNSGIWYLMPFDQYDDSKVRRMIDVNLMGQIYTTLEFLQDLKEKKGKIINIASNAGIGTAARNTTFYSITKAGVIMLTKRLAFDLSEYGIRVNAIAPGWIETDLTIGGKSQDEIRKLEDDFRSKTTLKMIGRPEYVGNVALFLASDDSEYMNGQVIVIDGGRIDNLTHSV; via the coding sequence ATGTCTGGAAAGCTTGAAGGAAAGATTGCGCTCATAACTGGCGCAAGCAAGGGTCTTGGAAGGGCTATTGCAGAGAAATTTTCCGAAGAAGGGGCCAAAGTAGCCATAAATTACAACAGCGATGAAAGAAGTGCCCTTGAGGTGAAAAAGAAAACCGGTGGGGAAATATTCAAGGCAGACGTATCTGACCGTGAACAGGTTCACAGGATGGCAATGGAGATCCACAGCAAGTTGGGAAAGATAGACATACTCGTCAACAACTCGGGGATATGGTATCTAATGCCCTTTGACCAGTATGATGACTCCAAGGTCAGGCGTATGATAGATGTGAACCTCATGGGGCAGATATACACAACTCTCGAATTCCTCCAGGATCTGAAGGAGAAAAAGGGAAAGATAATAAATATAGCATCAAACGCTGGAATAGGAACCGCCGCCAGAAACACAACATTCTATTCCATAACCAAAGCCGGTGTCATCATGCTGACGAAGAGGCTTGCCTTTGACCTCTCAGAATATGGAATAAGGGTAAACGCAATAGCGCCGGGCTGGATCGAGACCGATCTCACCATAGGCGGAAAGAGCCAAGATGAGATCAGGAAGCTTGAAGACGATTTCAGATCCAAAACAACGCTGAAAATGATCGGCAGGCCAGAGTACGTTGGTAACGTAGCGCTTTTCCTTGCCTCGGACGATTCAGAATACATGAACGGACAGGTCATCGTGATCGACGGAGGCAGGATCGATAACCTGACCCACAGCGTATAA
- a CDS encoding sugar porter family MFS transporter, which yields MESSVRYSELIERLDMSKVTRFYWLLTILATIGGFLFGYDTANIGSALPFIERIYPGISGFVEGYLVAGASLGAGVGALVAAGLTDRYGRKYLLIADAAIYAAGALLSAFTVDLVMLLLSRTLIGIAVGADSGIATAYIAEYAPKAKRGTLGILQQWMITIGILGAYLVGMATLFFAPGLAFKFGWRIMLGVAAIPAAIGLAFRFMMPESPRWLLVKGKYREAATSLKKLGISMNEEELKSVKLTQPHGITPGVKRALLIVGLFFVFQQITGINIPFYYGPVVLQNLHIVGKSTSLVYSIYYSVAASAILAIINVAATYIGFRYIDSVGRRKLALMGYAGMTFFGILGGLLLYLKLDIGLFIAFAGFIIFFAFGVGGTGWMIQGEYFPTSMRGLYASLGAFIDWIANFAIVELFPVMDSAITIKNVEFVFGILSLIALILFYYIMPETKGLSVEQIDTLFENNTLGQMKKASISIRNETAPADPK from the coding sequence ATGGAATCTTCAGTCAGATATTCAGAACTGATCGAAAGACTCGATATGAGCAAGGTCACCAGATTCTACTGGCTTCTGACGATACTCGCTACCATAGGCGGATTCCTTTTCGGATATGATACTGCAAATATCGGATCTGCTTTACCATTCATAGAGAGGATATACCCAGGGATATCCGGATTTGTAGAAGGTTATTTGGTTGCGGGAGCATCTCTAGGCGCTGGCGTTGGTGCACTTGTTGCTGCAGGCCTTACTGACAGATATGGAAGAAAGTATCTGCTTATAGCGGATGCAGCCATATATGCGGCTGGAGCACTGCTTTCGGCCTTCACCGTTGATCTAGTCATGCTTCTGCTTTCAAGAACTCTGATAGGTATAGCAGTGGGTGCAGACTCTGGGATAGCAACTGCTTACATAGCTGAATATGCGCCGAAGGCTAAAAGAGGAACCTTGGGAATACTGCAGCAGTGGATGATAACGATCGGAATTCTCGGCGCTTATCTTGTTGGGATGGCTACCCTCTTCTTTGCTCCAGGTCTGGCGTTCAAGTTTGGCTGGAGGATAATGTTGGGGGTTGCCGCCATACCGGCAGCCATCGGCCTTGCATTCAGGTTTATGATGCCAGAGTCCCCCAGATGGCTCCTGGTCAAGGGAAAATATCGAGAAGCAGCCACATCGCTCAAAAAACTTGGAATATCAATGAATGAAGAAGAGCTGAAGTCTGTTAAACTTACACAGCCGCATGGTATAACTCCTGGTGTGAAGAGGGCTCTGCTGATAGTTGGCCTGTTCTTCGTGTTCCAGCAGATAACAGGAATAAACATACCATTCTATTACGGTCCGGTTGTTCTCCAGAACCTGCACATAGTGGGAAAATCGACGTCGCTCGTCTACAGCATATACTATTCGGTAGCGGCTTCTGCCATACTTGCCATAATAAACGTCGCGGCCACATACATAGGTTTCAGGTATATCGATTCTGTCGGTAGGAGGAAGCTGGCTCTGATGGGCTACGCAGGCATGACGTTCTTTGGAATACTTGGTGGCTTGCTGTTATACCTAAAGCTCGACATAGGCCTGTTCATAGCATTCGCCGGGTTCATCATATTCTTTGCATTCGGGGTTGGAGGAACAGGCTGGATGATACAGGGAGAATACTTCCCAACAAGCATGAGAGGCCTTTATGCATCGCTGGGTGCATTCATAGACTGGATTGCCAATTTTGCCATAGTTGAACTCTTCCCAGTGATGGATTCAGCCATAACGATAAAGAACGTGGAGTTTGTCTTTGGAATCCTGTCCCTTATAGCTCTGATACTGTTTTACTACATAATGCCAGAGACCAAGGGCCTTTCCGTAGAGCAGATAGACACGCTGTTCGAAAACAACACGCTGGGGCAGATGAAGAAAGCCTCCATATCAATAAGAAATGAGACTGCACCAGCCGATCCAAAATGA
- the dph2 gene encoding diphthamide biosynthesis enzyme Dph2 produces MEQKMPEFVIRDVEEADARLKELGSKRILLQLPDGLKPYVFDYFNYLSQRYDVIVSSSPVYGACDIGPSYLYDRVDAIVQIGHSVMRNIKYPKPVIFIEHYRDVEIREFDTKPIEKYSKIGLIYSIQYRFAAQRVKSILEARSFTVLIGKSDRRMAYDGQVLGCNFSSVHSIENEVDAFLIVSTGIFHALGSQISTDKPVFLFDLNEMSLKPMEKEADAFIRRRYAQIYRAMDARKICFIVDTRIGQRRERLARKLMQDAKGLGMEAILAYTDNISDMDMQNMGCNLIVYTGCPRVPIDDQEKFSVPILTPAEFGMAFLKSTNRYVLDEIVSVDDPADQ; encoded by the coding sequence GTGGAACAGAAAATGCCAGAATTTGTCATTCGCGATGTGGAGGAGGCCGATGCCAGGCTGAAAGAGCTTGGATCAAAGAGAATACTCCTGCAGCTGCCCGACGGCTTGAAGCCCTATGTATTTGACTATTTCAATTATCTTTCCCAGAGATACGATGTTATAGTGTCTTCGTCCCCCGTGTATGGTGCATGCGATATCGGCCCTTCGTATCTCTATGATAGGGTAGATGCGATAGTTCAGATCGGGCATTCGGTAATGCGGAACATTAAGTATCCGAAGCCAGTAATATTCATTGAACATTACAGGGATGTTGAGATAAGGGAATTTGATACGAAACCCATTGAAAAATATTCTAAGATAGGACTCATCTATTCAATACAGTATCGTTTTGCTGCTCAACGCGTTAAGAGCATACTCGAGGCGAGGTCGTTCACCGTCCTTATAGGAAAATCAGATAGAAGAATGGCCTACGACGGTCAAGTTCTTGGATGCAACTTCAGCTCAGTTCACTCCATTGAGAATGAGGTGGACGCATTTCTGATAGTTTCCACCGGTATATTCCATGCGCTGGGATCGCAGATATCCACAGATAAGCCCGTGTTTCTATTTGATCTGAACGAGATGTCGTTAAAGCCTATGGAGAAGGAGGCTGACGCCTTTATAAGAAGGCGCTATGCACAAATATACCGTGCCATGGATGCCAGAAAGATATGCTTTATCGTTGACACAAGGATAGGACAGCGCAGGGAGCGGCTTGCCAGGAAACTGATGCAGGATGCAAAGGGCCTGGGTATGGAGGCGATACTGGCCTATACGGACAATATCAGCGATATGGACATGCAGAATATGGGTTGCAATCTCATCGTTTACACAGGATGCCCGAGAGTACCAATCGACGATCAGGAGAAATTTTCCGTACCCATATTGACGCCAGCCGAATTCGGGATGGCTTTTCTCAAATCAACGAACAGATACGTGCTTGACGAGATAGTTTCAGTCGACGATCCTGCCGATCAGTGA
- a CDS encoding tRNA (N(6)-L-threonylcarbamoyladenosine(37)-C(2))-methylthiotransferase, whose product MKIYYEGYGCTLNQGETGLYVNKLLNEGSTLVKRPEEADVSIIGTCAVIQKTEEHMMRRIEELSRYGRVQVIGCLSAIKGRELSGGVIESIDRDRFQQFQEYLDDTSIIDAEIMSGIPINQGCTGRCNFCISHIARGKLVSRRPEKIVNQARMIIESGKKEIRISSLDTAAYGKDIGIRLPSLIEMLSKIPGDFMIRVGMMEPKNTSEIIEYLVNAYDHPKVFKFLHIPVQSGDDHVLQAMNREYTVKDFLEIVNSFRRRFSDLTISTDVIIGYHAETDESFDLTYDLIGKVKPDIVNVTRFSPRELTADFERRPKPTNVLKDQDRKIAELHKQLIQEKFSAMIGREERILITEDGKPGTMIGRDVAYRPVIVPASARKYTWHLVRITGFENTSLIGRIVD is encoded by the coding sequence ATGAAGATTTACTACGAGGGCTATGGTTGCACACTGAATCAAGGAGAAACTGGGCTCTACGTCAATAAATTGCTGAATGAGGGATCAACACTGGTGAAAAGACCTGAGGAAGCCGATGTCTCAATAATAGGCACCTGCGCAGTCATACAGAAGACCGAAGAACATATGATGCGCCGGATAGAGGAACTGAGCAGATACGGAAGAGTCCAGGTCATAGGATGCCTGTCGGCGATAAAGGGAAGGGAACTCTCAGGAGGAGTCATCGAGTCCATTGACAGGGATCGGTTTCAGCAATTCCAGGAATACCTCGATGATACCTCGATAATAGATGCTGAAATCATGTCTGGCATACCAATAAATCAAGGCTGCACAGGCAGATGCAACTTCTGCATATCGCATATCGCCAGGGGGAAGCTTGTTTCAAGAAGACCAGAAAAGATTGTGAATCAGGCCAGAATGATCATAGAGTCTGGAAAGAAGGAGATAAGAATAAGCTCTCTCGATACGGCAGCCTATGGAAAGGACATCGGTATCAGGTTGCCATCACTAATAGAGATGCTTTCCAAAATACCTGGGGATTTCATGATCAGGGTAGGCATGATGGAACCCAAGAATACCTCAGAAATAATCGAATATCTTGTGAATGCTTACGATCATCCCAAGGTGTTCAAATTTCTTCACATACCGGTTCAGAGCGGAGACGATCATGTACTTCAGGCCATGAACAGGGAATACACCGTTAAAGATTTTCTTGAGATAGTAAACTCGTTCAGGAGGCGTTTTTCTGATCTTACCATATCGACCGACGTCATCATAGGGTATCACGCCGAGACGGATGAGAGTTTTGACCTGACCTACGATCTCATAGGTAAGGTAAAGCCTGATATAGTCAACGTCACAAGGTTCTCCCCAAGGGAGCTGACGGCGGATTTCGAACGCAGACCAAAACCGACAAATGTGTTGAAGGATCAGGATCGAAAGATAGCGGAACTGCACAAGCAGCTGATTCAGGAGAAGTTTTCAGCCATGATCGGAAGGGAGGAGAGAATACTGATAACTGAGGATGGGAAGCCGGGAACCATGATCGGGAGGGATGTGGCATACAGGCCAGTTATTGTACCAGCCAGTGCCAGAAAATACACATGGCATCTTGTTCGCATAACCGGCTTCGAAAACACTTCACTGATCGGCAGGATCGTCGACTGA